A genomic stretch from Acropora palmata chromosome 13, jaAcrPala1.3, whole genome shotgun sequence includes:
- the LOC141863390 gene encoding uncharacterized protein LOC141863390 has translation MPFSKTIIYVVFSIATCYYVEVRYKVCWTYNQAKDLSLKFQKQAHRLADVVCNKPEECKQEIDMFLALLQGVPKDMWNTVAALLRNVTVFPPAKIYDDETARKKRRAKINAANYDRSEIVSVKGNATKAEEVIKSLRFSSYEENNLCDLKEGIPGNEFDATVEEIAELTNMPVKLKKVIKRARNFTRGDVLAVNRLQFKTRDGNMVFGRVAVLRNGDTLDMTYSIHSVEYKLRKKQRKPENAATFKKFSEALNMEHHEDDDAEGGEDDHEDFHEISVDLREDFLAFFHKQAIEGFVKHCDYLLKILDYEQEEPQILQHIGVKNGQNSEGVKEEGAE, from the coding sequence ATGCCCTTCTCGAAGACGATTATTTACGTGGTATTCTCGATAGCTACCTGCTATTATGTGGAAGTACGCTACAAAGTCTGCTGGACCTACAATCAAGCGAAAGACCTTTCtttgaaattccaaaaacaagCCCATCGGCTTGCAGATGTCGTTTGCAACAAACCGGAAGAATGCAAACAGGAAATTGATATGTTTTTAGCGTTACTTCAAGGCGTTCCAAAAGATATGTGGAATACTGTCGCTGCGCTTCTAAGAAATGTGACTGTATTCCCACCGGCGAAAATCTATGATGATGAAACTGCACGTAAAAAGCGGAGGGCTAAAATAAACGCTGCCAACTATGACCGTAGCGAAATCGTTTCAGTAAAGGGCAATGCAACAAAGGCAGAAGAAGTGATAAAATCGCTTCGATTTTCGAGTTACGAAGAAAACAACCTATGCGATCTCAAGGAAGGGATACCAGGGAACGAGTTCGATGCAACTGTCGAAGAAATAGCGGAACTCACCAACATGCCGGTGAAGCTGAAGAAAGTTATCAAGAGGGCAAGAAATTTTACCCGTGGGGATGTCCTTGCAGTGAACAGGTTGCAGTTTAAAACACGAGATGGGAATATGGTGTTTGGACGAGTAGCCGTCCTCCGCAATGGTGATACTTTAGATATGACTTATTCTATACATTCTGTTGAGTACAAACTCAGAAAGAAGCAACGTAAACCCGAAAATGCCGCGACTTTCAAGAAGTTTTCCGAGGCTCTGAACATGGAACACCACGAAGACGATGACGCCGAAGGTGGCGAAGATGACCACGAGGACTTTCATGAAATTTCCGTTGATCTCCGGGAAGattttttggctttctttcACAAGCAGGCTATTGAAGGATTTGTGAAACACTGTGATTACCTGCTCAAAATTTTGGATTACGAACAGGAGGAACCTCAGATTCTTCAGCACATAGgtgtcaaaaatggccaaaattctGAAGGAGTCAAGGAGGAAGGTGCTGAGTAA